A stretch of Myxococcus guangdongensis DNA encodes these proteins:
- a CDS encoding ChaN family lipoprotein — MRDSLALHLALFRRQRAQIARVVDGQTDAFRSYEARYRRRTASYRRVLPLSDVHQRVGASDVVYVGDYHTLPLAQQTYLDLAERALSSGRRVVLALECIEGRHQASLDAWGTGRLSERSLFARLGAGTEGAGFGPGSAPRTLLAFARKHRLEVIGIDRRAQGERSLALRDAYAAERVARAARAEDRPLILVLVGQYHIAPCHLPAQVERALGETPRRGLVVYQNAEGVWWKLARDGQMGSAEAVELADDTLCLLNASPVVCQQSFLDYLEAEAGDAPLMDRGAAERFREMAALIGRLAGVPVGRALESVEVTTVADGDVLARIQQRGRFTQTELSQLRRHILSRESSYIPRARTAYLASLSLNHAAEEAAHFVRHCAVGSAMEEPRTASEAFYARCMEEALGFFGSRLVNPRRTCLNLADWVRRFGETRGVDRQVSAFVLAHAAAELEAPEEAVKLLPLRKDRLFHGVSHGLGYLLGDKLYRAFDAGQVDKAEVRALFRDPFVDARAAYFTWAERLRD, encoded by the coding sequence ATGCGCGACTCGCTCGCCCTGCACCTTGCCCTCTTCCGTCGACAGCGGGCACAAATCGCCCGCGTGGTGGACGGGCAGACAGATGCCTTCCGCTCCTACGAGGCCCGCTACCGGCGGCGCACCGCCAGCTATCGGCGCGTCCTGCCGCTGAGCGACGTCCACCAGCGCGTCGGCGCCTCGGACGTGGTGTACGTGGGCGACTACCACACGCTCCCCCTGGCCCAGCAGACGTACCTGGACCTCGCGGAGCGCGCCCTGTCCTCGGGCCGCCGCGTCGTGCTCGCCCTCGAGTGCATCGAGGGTCGTCACCAGGCCTCGCTCGATGCGTGGGGCACGGGACGCCTGTCGGAGCGCTCCCTCTTCGCACGCCTGGGGGCTGGTACGGAGGGTGCGGGCTTCGGCCCGGGAAGCGCTCCGCGCACCCTGCTCGCCTTCGCCCGGAAGCACCGCCTGGAGGTCATCGGAATCGACCGGCGGGCGCAGGGAGAGCGCTCCCTCGCGCTGCGAGACGCCTATGCCGCCGAGCGCGTCGCCCGCGCGGCCCGCGCCGAGGACCGTCCGTTGATCCTCGTCCTGGTGGGCCAGTACCACATCGCGCCGTGTCACCTGCCCGCGCAGGTGGAGCGGGCCCTGGGGGAGACCCCGCGTCGTGGCCTGGTCGTCTACCAGAACGCGGAGGGCGTCTGGTGGAAGCTGGCCCGCGACGGACAGATGGGCTCGGCCGAGGCCGTGGAGCTGGCCGACGACACCCTGTGCCTGCTCAACGCCTCCCCTGTCGTCTGTCAGCAGAGCTTCCTGGATTACCTGGAAGCCGAGGCGGGAGACGCGCCGCTGATGGACCGGGGCGCGGCGGAGCGGTTCCGGGAGATGGCGGCGCTCATCGGCCGACTGGCCGGAGTGCCGGTGGGTCGCGCGCTGGAGTCGGTGGAAGTCACCACGGTGGCGGACGGTGACGTGCTGGCGCGCATCCAGCAACGGGGGCGCTTCACGCAGACGGAGCTGTCGCAGCTTCGTCGGCACATCCTGTCGCGCGAGAGCAGCTACATCCCGCGTGCGCGCACGGCGTACCTGGCCTCGTTGTCGTTGAACCACGCCGCGGAGGAGGCCGCGCACTTCGTGCGGCACTGCGCGGTGGGCAGCGCGATGGAGGAGCCTCGCACGGCGTCAGAGGCGTTCTACGCGCGGTGCATGGAGGAGGCGCTGGGCTTCTTCGGCTCGCGGCTGGTCAATCCCCGCCGCACGTGCCTGAACCTGGCGGACTGGGTGCGACGCTTCGGTGAGACGCGAGGCGTGGACCGGCAGGTCTCCGCGTTCGTGCTCGCCCACGCGGCCGCCGAGTTGGAGGCGCCCGAGGAGGCGGTGAAGCTGCTGCCCCTGCGCAAGGACCGGCTGTTCCATGGCGTCAGCCACGGCCTGGGGTACCTGCTCGGCGACAAGCTCTACCGCGCCTTCGACGCGGGACAGGTGGACAAGGCCGAGGTCCGCGCCCTCTTCCGTGACCCGTTCGTGGACGCGCGCGCCGCGTACTTCACGTGGGCGGAGCGCCTGCGCGACTGA
- a CDS encoding serine/threonine protein kinase produces MTTPGRTWFGRYELLERLGAGGMAVVYRARYPAAPGVTKSVVIKRVLGHHARDPAFTEMFLNEARISVSLNHGNVVQVFDFGEVEGEYFLAMEWVDGHPLSHVMKRARTKGLPRLPAPIAAGIAIDMCRGLHYAHLVRDEQGEPLGLVHRDISPDNVLMSFEGEVKISDFGIAKARLVGRPETEVGVVRGKFQYFSPEQAQGDALDARSDVYAVGVVLYQMLCGQLPTEGGELEVMFRTVEGRLTPAQQLNPTLDVAMLEILQRALMTSREARYRTAEALQQSLSDWLSTNAPLFPTNTRKHLMGWLFQEELAARKRVVAFPSGFQAQLEAWLTASGAGPTPLKRRAEAAPVTQELPVGGAAEVAPVTQVMAARPRPRSAAITEPVLPDSTPVQDGVALRVVRRATTLVQEMGPSMRRPRNLAVLVLLLLTALGAWGWMRHYLSPEPVWVRSTPAGATVYLNGVRVGQTPLRLDLSDEPSRRVVKVAQAGYLSWSREYQPGTSVSQDLVAELLWDSAFDREEPPETEAPPDELTEDVGEEELVPEEEDLLSEEDAASSESGVSMIQAPPARVLLRESGQSFNPTRKARELVLDPAETYTLRTTNPYGYGWSRVLDGDGRHAPSSSRVLAFIADPEVAPQRRLVQLSSETRRVTGVTHLWLFILWGRDWALTRGSRVDVEVRSALGRAGDGRPLNVAEVASELEPESRFTVHKLRPSQKYAVEIRVPKGRPISPVIMLAVPAAPHVLRVTGQPAQERLHVLTPGRHVVSGASELWFSLPRWAGDEELEVEVEVKASP; encoded by the coding sequence ATGACGACCCCGGGGAGGACGTGGTTCGGTCGCTATGAATTGCTGGAGCGGCTGGGCGCGGGCGGCATGGCCGTCGTCTATCGGGCCCGGTACCCCGCGGCCCCTGGCGTCACCAAGTCCGTGGTCATCAAGCGGGTGCTGGGGCACCACGCGCGGGACCCGGCCTTCACGGAGATGTTCCTCAACGAGGCGCGCATCTCGGTGAGCCTGAACCACGGCAACGTGGTGCAGGTGTTCGACTTCGGTGAGGTGGAGGGCGAGTACTTCCTCGCCATGGAGTGGGTGGACGGGCATCCCCTGTCCCACGTGATGAAGCGCGCGAGGACGAAGGGCCTGCCGCGGCTCCCCGCGCCCATCGCCGCGGGCATCGCCATCGACATGTGCCGGGGGCTGCATTACGCGCACCTGGTGCGCGATGAGCAGGGCGAGCCGCTGGGCCTGGTGCACCGCGACATCTCCCCCGACAACGTGCTGATGAGCTTCGAGGGGGAGGTGAAGATCTCCGACTTCGGCATCGCGAAGGCCCGGCTGGTGGGACGGCCGGAGACCGAAGTGGGCGTGGTGCGGGGCAAGTTCCAGTACTTCTCACCCGAGCAGGCGCAGGGGGACGCGCTGGATGCACGCTCGGACGTGTATGCGGTGGGCGTGGTGCTGTACCAGATGCTGTGCGGGCAGCTCCCCACCGAGGGCGGAGAGCTGGAGGTGATGTTCCGCACGGTGGAGGGGCGGCTGACGCCCGCGCAGCAGCTCAACCCGACGTTGGACGTGGCCATGCTGGAGATCCTCCAGCGCGCGCTGATGACGTCGCGGGAGGCGCGCTACCGGACGGCGGAGGCGCTGCAGCAGTCCCTCTCGGATTGGCTGAGCACGAACGCGCCGCTGTTCCCCACCAACACGCGCAAGCACCTGATGGGCTGGCTCTTCCAGGAGGAGCTGGCCGCGCGCAAGCGCGTGGTGGCGTTCCCGTCGGGTTTCCAGGCGCAGCTGGAGGCGTGGCTGACGGCTTCCGGAGCGGGGCCCACACCGTTGAAGCGGAGGGCCGAGGCCGCGCCGGTGACGCAGGAGCTGCCCGTCGGTGGCGCGGCGGAGGTCGCCCCAGTGACGCAGGTGATGGCGGCGAGGCCGCGGCCCAGGAGCGCGGCCATCACCGAGCCGGTGTTGCCGGACTCGACGCCCGTGCAGGACGGCGTCGCGCTGCGGGTCGTGAGGCGGGCGACGACGCTCGTCCAGGAGATGGGGCCGTCGATGCGGCGGCCCCGAAACCTGGCGGTGCTCGTCCTCCTGCTCCTGACGGCGCTGGGGGCCTGGGGCTGGATGCGGCACTACCTGTCGCCCGAGCCCGTGTGGGTTCGCTCCACGCCCGCGGGGGCGACGGTGTATCTCAACGGTGTCCGGGTCGGGCAGACGCCCTTGAGGCTGGACCTCTCGGACGAGCCCTCGCGGCGCGTCGTGAAGGTGGCGCAAGCGGGGTACTTGTCGTGGAGCCGTGAGTACCAGCCGGGCACCTCCGTCTCCCAGGACCTCGTGGCGGAGTTGCTGTGGGATTCCGCATTCGATCGCGAAGAGCCGCCCGAGACGGAGGCGCCCCCCGACGAGCTCACGGAGGACGTGGGAGAAGAGGAGCTCGTCCCCGAGGAGGAGGACCTCTTGTCGGAGGAGGACGCAGCCTCCTCGGAGAGTGGGGTGTCGATGATCCAGGCCCCACCCGCGCGCGTGCTGCTGCGCGAATCCGGGCAATCGTTCAATCCCACGCGCAAGGCGCGGGAGCTCGTGCTCGACCCGGCGGAGACGTACACGCTGCGCACCACGAATCCCTACGGCTATGGCTGGTCGAGAGTGCTCGACGGAGACGGCCGGCACGCGCCGAGCTCGTCACGTGTCCTGGCGTTCATCGCCGACCCGGAGGTCGCTCCCCAGCGGCGCCTGGTGCAGCTGTCCTCCGAGACTCGACGCGTGACGGGGGTGACGCACCTGTGGTTGTTCATCCTGTGGGGGCGCGACTGGGCGCTCACGCGGGGCAGCCGTGTGGACGTGGAGGTGCGCTCCGCGCTGGGGCGCGCGGGGGATGGGAGGCCGCTGAACGTCGCCGAAGTCGCGAGCGAGCTGGAGCCGGAAAGCCGCTTCACCGTGCACAAGCTGCGGCCCTCACAGAAGTACGCGGTCGAGATTCGCGTGCCGAAGGGGCGGCCCATCAGCCCGGTCATCATGTTGGCGGTGCCCGCGGCGCCCCACGTGCTGCGTGTCACGGGGCAGCCGGCGCAGGAGCGACTGCATGTCCTCACGCCGGGACGCCATGTCGTGTCGGGTGCCTCGGAGCTCTGGTTCAGCCTGCCTCGCTGGGCGGGCGACGAAGAGCTCGAGGTGGAGGTCGAGGTGAAGGCGAGCCCTTGA